One Aegilops tauschii subsp. strangulata cultivar AL8/78 chromosome 7, Aet v6.0, whole genome shotgun sequence genomic window carries:
- the LOC109747800 gene encoding UDP-glycosyltransferase 91C1: protein MAAAADGAGAGGLEVVVFPWLAFGHMIPFLELSKRLAARGHAVAFVSTPRNLARLPPVPAHLSARIRFVALPLPAVEGLPEGAEVTSDLPPDKVELLKKAMDGLAGPLASFLADAVAAGRRPDWIILDFCDHWVPPIADQHKVPCAAFLIFHAASMAFIGPRWANDAHPRTKPEDFTVPPKWIPFPSTTVFLHHEARRMLADNFGENASGRSDTDRLWDVFERCRLTIHRSCRELEPGMFTLLSELLRKPAVPAGILLPGATDDRHEDDWQSSSGGVLRWLDDQPPKSVVYVALGSEAPLTLENIHELALGLELAGVRFLWALRRPADTNNKQELLPAGFEERTRARGLVCTGWVPQVKVLAHGATAAFLTHCDWGSTIESFAFGLPLVMLPFLTDTPMIARAMAERGIGVQVARDESDGSFDKHGVAEAVRRVMVDGQGKEVFATNAKKLKELVVDEGRQEQYIHELEEHLIRYKEARSSTSTS, encoded by the exons ATGGCAGCGGCGGCTGACGGCGCCGGTGCGGGCGGGCTGGAGGTGGTGGTCTTCCCGTGGCTGGCGTTTGGGCACATGATCCCTTTCCTGGAGCTCTCCAAGCGCCTCGCCGCAAGGGGCCACGCCGTCGCCTTCGTGTCAACGCCGCGGAACCTCGCCAGGCTGCCGCCCGTGCCGGCGCACCTGTCTGCCCGCATCCGCTTCGTGGCGCTGCCGCTGCCGGCAGTGGAGGGCTTGCCGGAGGGCGCCGAGGTCACGTCTGACCTGCCACCCGACAAGGTCGAGCTGCTCAAGAAGGCCATGGACGGCCTCGCCGGCCCGCTCGCGTCGTTCCTCGcggacgccgtcgccgccggcaGGAGGCCTGACTGGATCATCCTTGACTTCTGCGACCACTGGGTCCCGCCCATCGCCGACCAGCACAAG GTGCCATGCGCCGCGTTCCTCATCTTCCATGCCGCCAGCATGGCCTTTATCGGGCCGCGGTGGGCGAACGACGCGCACCCGCGCACGAAGCCAGAGGACTTCACCGTGCCACCCAAGTGGATCCCCTTCCCGTCCACCACCGTCTTCCTCCACCATGAGGCCCGGCGGATGCTCGCGGACAACTTCGGTGAGAACGCGTCAGGCAGGTCGGACACTGACCGTTTGTGGGACGTGTTCGAGCGTTGCCGCCTCACCATCCACCGGAGCTGTCGCGAGCTGGAGCCTGGAATGTTCACCCTCCTCTCTGAACTCTTGCGGAAGCCCGCCGTCCCTGCCGGTATCCTGCTGCCGGGGGCGACCGACGACCGTCATGAAGATGACTGGCAGAGCAGCTCAGGTGGCGTCCTGCGTTGGCTCGACGACCAGCCTCCCAAGTCAGTCGTCTACGTCGCTCTGGGAAGCGAGGCGCCACTGACACTAGAGAACATCCATGAACTTGCGCTCGGACTAGAGCTCGCCGGAGTGCGCTTCCTTTGGGCGCTACGCAGGCCGGCCGACACCAACAACAAGCAGGAGCTGTTACCGGCCGGGTTCGAGGAGCGGACGCGGGCGCGAGGTTTGGTCTGCACAGGGTGGGTGCCGCAGGTGAAGGTGCTCGCTCACGGCGCCACGGCCGCGTTCCTGACGCACTGTGACTGGGGCTCCACCATCGAGAGCTTCGCCTTCGGGCTTCCGCTGGTCATGCTGCCTTTCCTCACCGACACGCCTATGATCGCGCGGGCCATGGCGGAGAGAGGAATCGGCGTGCAGGTGGCGAGGGACGAGAGCGACGGCTCTTTTGACAAGCACGGCGTCGCCGAGGCGGTGCGACGCGTCATGGTGGACGGCCAAGGGAAGGAGGTGTTCGCGACCAacgccaagaagctgaaggagCTTGTGGTGGACGAGGGGCGCCAGGAGCAGTACATCCACGAGCTCGAAGAGCACCTGATACGCTACAAAGAAGCCCGGAGCAGTACATCCACGAGTTGA